A window of Lepidochelys kempii isolate rLepKem1 chromosome 1, rLepKem1.hap2, whole genome shotgun sequence contains these coding sequences:
- the LOC140905598 gene encoding olfactory receptor 51G2-like — protein sequence MSAVNDTKLKSVIFLLSGLPGHRDAHLWISIPFCFMYVISIVGNLVILFIVKTDPSLHEPMYIFLSMLAITDLGISITTIPTILGIYLFNSREISLDACLAQLFFIHLLQCTESSLLLLMAFDRFIAIRNPLRYASILTLPRIAKMGLVAVLRAMVIILPLPFLLKRFRYCQANVLFNSYCTHREVMTMACLDITVNIIYGLFTKLLTMGLDSLLIFLSYVMILKTVLSITSHKECLRALNTCVSHLCVLLLFYTPEISLTVIHSFGKGSYPLLQILLGYIALLLPPLMNPIVYSMKIKHLRLRIIRIFIKRRVSSPPGSSDIGDKKHEPPIPSWTHM from the coding sequence atgtcagctgtcaatgacaCCAAATTAAAATCTGTAATATTCCTTCTCTCCGGGCTACCCGGTCATAGAGACGCACATCTCTGGATTTCTATCCCCTTCTGCTTCATGTATGTTATTTCAATAGTAGGAAATTTAGTCATTCTGTTTATTGTAAAAACAGAtccaagcctccatgagcccatgtacattttcctttccatgttggccATCACAGACCTTGGCATATCCATAACCACCATACCGACGATACTGGGCATATACTTGTTTAACTCTAGGGAGATCAGCCTCGATGCCTGTTTAGCTCAGCTCTTCTTCATCCACTTGCTTCAGTGCACTGAATCCTCCCTGCTCTTGTTGATGGCCTTTGACCGCTTTATCGCGATCCGTAACCCGCTGAGATATGCTTCCATCTTAACCCTGCCAAGAATAGCCAAGATGGGACTGGTGGCTGTGCTAAGGGCAATGGTCATAATACTTCCACTTCCCTTTCTCCTGAAACGGTTCAGATACTGTCAAGCCAATGTCCTCTTCAATTCCTACTGCACGCACCGGGAGGTCATGACAATGGCTTGTTTGGATATCACAGTCAATATCATCTATGGATTGTTTACTAAACTCTTAACAATGGGGTTGGACTCGCTGCTCATTTTTCTCTCTTATGTGATGATCCTCAAAACAGTGCTGAGCATCACATCCCACAAGGAGTGCCTGAGAGCCCTGAACACCTGTGTCTCCCACCTCTGCGTCCTCCTTCTCTTCTACACACCAGAGATCAGCTTGACTGTGATACACAGCTTTGGGAAGGGCTCTTATCCCTTACTTCAGATTCTCCTGGGCTACATCGCCCTGCTTCTCCCACCACTGATGAACCCAATTGTGTACAGCATGAAAATCAAACACCTTCGTCTGAGGATAATCAGGATATTCATCAAGAGAAGGGTCAGTTCACCACCTGGCTCTAGTGACATAGGAGACAAAAAACATGAGCCACCTATTCCATCCTGGAcccatatgtaa